The DNA sequence AGCAGGCTCAGGCAGCAGGAGATCAGGATGATCGCCTTGCGCCGAGCGCTCAGGCCGACGGTTTCATTCACCCAACCATTGTGAAACTACAACTGTTGGCGGGACAAGCCTCGCGCCGAGATCGACGCAATGGCAAATCTCACTCGTCTTTTTGCGCCCGTTTGTTCGTTTGGGCGCAAGGCGGCTAGCGGTTCGAGGAGTCGACGTAGTCGCGCTCGGTGTAGCCGGTGTAGATCTGGCGCGGGCGGCCGATCTTGCCCGGCTCGGAGTGCATCTCCCGCCAGTGCGCGATCCAGCCCGGCAGCCGGCCGAGCGCGAACAGCACCGTGAACATCCGCGTCGGGAAGCCCATCGCCCGGTAGATCACGCCGGTGTAGAAGTCGACGTTCGGGTACAGCTTGCGCTCGACAAAGAAGTCATCGGTGAGCGCCACCTCTTCGAGCGCCTTGGCGATGTCGAGCAGCTCGTCCTCGACGCCCATCTTGCCCAGGATCTTGTCGGCCTGCTCCTTGACGATGCGGGCGCGCGGATCGTAGTTCTTGTACACGCGGTGCCCGAAGCCCATCAGCTTCACGCCGTCCTCGCGGTCCTTGACCTTGCGTACGAACTCGCGGACGTCGCCGTCGGACTGCTGGATCTTGGTCAGCATCTCCAGCACCGCCTGGTTGGCGCCGCCGTGCAGCGGGCCCCACAGCGCGTTGATGCCGCCGGAGATCGACGTGAACAGGTTGGCCTGCGACGAGCCGACCAGCCGTACGGTCGACGTCGAGCAGTTCTGCTCGTGGTCGGCGTGCAGGATCAGCAGCATGTCGAGCGCCCGCACGATCTCCGGGTCCACCTCGTACGGCTCGGCCGGGAAGCCGAACGTCATCCGCAGGAAGTTCTCCACCAGCGTCAGCGAGTTGTCCGGGTACAGGAACGGCTGCCCCTCGGACTTCTTGTACGCGTACGCCGCGATCGTCGGCAGCTTGGCCAGCAGCCGGATCGTCGACAGCTCGACCTGGTTCTTGTCCATCGGGTCCAGCGAGTCCTGGTAGTAGGCGCTCAACGCGTTGACGGCGCTGGAGAGCACCGGCATCGGGTGGGCGTTGCGCGGGAACCCGTCGAAGAACCGCTTGAGGTCCTCGTGCAGCAGCGTGTGCCGCTGGATCTTCGTGGTGAAGTCCTCGAGCTGGTCGGCGGTCGGCAGCTCACCGTAGATGAGCAGGTAGCTGACCTCGATGAACGTCGACTTCTCGGCCAGCTGCTCGATCGGGTAACCGCGGTAGCGCAGGATGCCCGCGTCGCCGTCGATGTAGGTGATCGCGCTCTTCGTCGACGCGGTGTTGACGAAACCACCGTCGTACGTGGTGTAGCCGGTCTTGGCCAGAAGCGACCCCAGCGCAATGCCGTCGGCGCCCTCCGTGGCCGGGACGATATCCAGCTCGAGCTCGCCGCCGGGGTAGCTCAGCTTGGCGTGCTCAGTTGCACTGGACGGATTATCGGCCACGGGAATCCCTTCATCGTCGCTCCGCAGGTGCAGACCCTCGTCTACAAAAGGTAGCCCCATCGTGACGGACGTGCTTGCGGGGGGCGGGCAGTTGCTCAGACCAGCTGCTTGACGTCGGCGGTCACGTCGAGGAACTGCGCGTACGCCGCCTCGATCCGGGACACGATTCCGTCGACGGTCATGGTGTCCCAATCCGCGCTGGGCCCCAGGTCGGCGAGCGCGCACATGACGATCGCACCCCACACCGCGGCCACCAGTTGCAGCCGCCGGTCGTCGGGTGCGGTGCCCATGCGCTCGACGAGGGCGGAGTTCACCGCGTCGAGCCGGAACCGGGTGGATGCCTGTATCAGCGCCGGCGACGACGCCACGATCCGCGCCGCGGCCAGCAGCCGTTGCTCGGTCAGCCCGGTCGGCGGCGCCGACTTGGTGGCGTTGAACGCATGCACGTGGCTGAGGAAGATCGCCTCGAGGTGGCTGATGTCGGCGGGTTGACGGCGCAGCTCGGCGCCGACGATCTCGATCACGTCGTCGATGATCGCCAGCACCACCGCTTCCTTGGTGGCGAAGTAGCGGCTGAACGTGCGCGGTGAGACGTCGGCGACCGCGGCGATCTGGTCGACGGTGGTGTTCTCGAATCCCTGCCGGTCGCACAGTTCGACCGCGGCGTTGATCAACGTGGTCCTGGTGCGTTGTTTCTTGCGTTCGCGCAGGCCGAGCACGGGTGCGACGTCGGGATCAGCCACATCCGGGATGTTAGCCCCGCCGGGGCCGAAATTCAGTTGATCTTGACATCCGGCGCAAGTTGCCGGTGTTCAGACTTTGTCACTCTCGGACGGAACCGGGACGGTGCGGTAGCGCACGAAGGCCGGCACCACCGCCGCGGCCAGCAGCACACCCACCACGACCAGCCCACCTCCCCCGGCCGCGGCGATCGTGGTCCCCACGGCCGCCGCGGCGACGCCGTGCAGGACGTCGGCCACCCGCGGCCCGCCGGCCACCACCACGATGAACACGCCCTGCAACCGGCCGCGCACGTCGTCCTCGGCCGCCTCCTGCAGGATCGTCGACCGGAACGCCGCCGACACCATGTCGGCCGCACCGCCGATTGCCAGGAACGCCAAGGCAATCCACAGCGCCGCACCGGTGTGGCCGCCGGCCAGCCCGCAGGCGACGCCGAATCCGACCATCGCCAACCCCCACACGACGATCGCCCCGACCACCGCGAGACCGTGCCTGCGCACCCTCGGCAGCCAGCCGGAGAACACCCCGCCGGCGACCGCGCCGACCGACATCGCGGCGGCCAGCAGCGCCATCGTCGTGCCGCCCTCGACGGGCCCGCCGAAGCTCTCGTGCGAGATCTGCGGGAACAGCGCCCGCGGCATCCCGAAGATCATCGCGATCAGGTCGACGACGAACGACATCAGCACCACCCGGTTGCCCGCGAGATACCGGAAGCCGTCGAGCACGGCGGTCAGGCCGTAGCGCGACGCACCGCCGCCGATCGGCGGGATCGGGGCGAGCCGGAGGGTCGCCACGATCGGGACCAGACAGGTGAGCGCGTCGATCAGGTACAGCGTGGAAAGGTTTACCCAGCGCAACAGCACCCCGGCGAGCAGCGGGCCGACGATGGCACCGGCCTGGGTGACGGTCATGTTGAGCGAATTCGCCGCCGCGAGCTGATCGGCGGGCACCATCCTCGGGATGGCGGCCGACCGGGTCGGCGAGTTGACGGCGTAGAACGCCTGCTGGACGGCCAGCAGACACAGCACCGCCCACACGTTGTTCAGCTCGAGCGCCGCCTGCAGCCACAGCAGCACCGAGGCGGCCGCCAGCCCGCACGAGGCGATGATGAGCAGCACCCGCCGGTCCATCGCATCGGCCAGCGCGCCGCCCCACAGGCCGAAGACGATCAGCGGCACCAACGCGAACACCCCGGCCAGCCCGACGTAGGCCGAACTCTGCGTCAGCGCGTACAACTGGACCGGCACCGCGAAGATCGTGAGGTTCGCGCCGATGACGGTGGGGATGCCGGCCAGCCACAACCGGCGGAAGTCCCGCGTCCGCAGCGGCGTGGTGTCGGCGAAGAGCCGAGGGGCCATACGTCAGGGCTGCAACCGCTCGACGTGGCCGGTGTGCGCGCGAATCCTGTTGTGCACCCGGTTCTCCCGGCCCTGCCAGAACTCCACGACGTCTGGGGCGATGCGATACCCGCCCCAGTCGGGCGGCACCGGCACGGTGTCGTGGCCGGCGAACCGTTCGGTCACCTCGGCCAGTTGCTCGAGCAGCGCCGCGCGGGACTCGATCGGCCGCGATTGCTGCGACGCCCACGCGCCGAGTTGCGAACCGCGCGGCCGCTTCGACCAGTAGTCGGCGGTCTCCTCGGCCGACACCTTCGTCACCGGACCGCGCACGTGGACCTGACGGCCCAGGGCGAACCACGGGAAGGTGGCCGATGCGTACGGGGTGCGGGCCAGGTCCGCACCCTTTGCCGAGCTGTAATTGGTGAAGAACGTGATGCCCGAGTCGTCGACGCTCTTGCACAGCACCGTGCGGGTCACGGGCCGCCCCGCGGCGTCGACGGTGCCGAGCACGATCGCGTTCGGCTCCGATATGCCTGCCGCCTCCGCATCGGCTAACCACCTGCGCAACAGCGCAACCCAGCCGTCGGCCAGCCAGTCGACGTCGAGGTCGGGACTGCCGTCCTTCTCCACCGATCCGTACTCCACCCGCATCCTCGCCAAGCGCTCGTTGTCGGCCCGCGTCACCGCGCCAACGCTACGCCGACCCACAGGCCGCGGGGTTGCCCCGGGTGCGAGAATCGGCGCATGACTCAGACGTCGCCTTCGGTGCCGGAGCACGCCCCGCAGAACATCGTCGAGGGGCTCGAAGGGGTGGTGGCCTTCACGACCGAGATCGCCGAACCGGACAAGGACGGCGGGGCGCTGCGCTACCGCGGCGTGGACATCGAGGATCTGGTGGCCCGGCGGGTGACGTTCGGCGACGTGTGGGCGTTGCTGGTCGACGGGCGCTTCGGCGACGGTCTGCTGCCGGCCGAACCGTTCCCGCTGCCGATCCACAGCGGCGACGTCCGCGTCGACGTCCAGGCCGGGCTGGCGATGCTGGCCCCGATCTGGGGTTACCAACCGATTCTCGACATCGACGACGACACCGCCCGCGCACAGCTCGCGCGCGCCTCGGTGATGGCGCTGTCCTACGTCGCACAGTCCGCGCGCGGGATCCACCAGCCCGCGATCCCGCAGCGGTCGATCGACGAATGCACCACGGTGACAGCACGTTTCATGACTCGCTGGCAGGGGGAGCCCGATCCGAAGCACGTCGAGGCCATCGACGCCTACTGGGTGACGGCCGCCGAACACGGGATGAACGCCTCGACGTTCACCGCGCGGGTGATCGCCTCCACCGGCGCCGATGTCGCGGCCGCGCTGTCCGGCGCCGTCGGCGCCATGAGCGGCCCGCTGCACGGCGGCGCCCCGGCGCGGGTGTTGCCGATGCTCGAGGAGGTCGAACGCAGCGGCGACGCCCGCGCCGTGGTCAAGGGCATCCTCGACCGCAAGGACAAACTGATGGGCTTCGGCCACCGGGTGTACCGCGCCGAGGACCCCCGCGCGCGGGTGCTGCGCGCGACCGCCAAGCGGCTGGAGGCGCCGCGCTACGAGGCCGCCGCCGCACTGGAACAGGCGGCGCTGGCCGAACTGCGCGAGCGCCGCCCCGACCGCGCCATCGAGACCAACGTGGAGTTCTGGGCCGCGGTCATCCTCGACTTCGCCCGGGTGCCCGCGTCGATGATGCCCGCGATGTTCACCTGCGGGCGCACCGCCGGGTGGTGCGCCCACATCCTCGAACAGAAACGGCTGGGCAAGCTGGTGCGCCCGTCGGCGATCTATGTCGGACCCGACCCGCGCAGCCTGGAGTCCGTGGAGGGCTGGGACCGCGTCACCGCCTCGTGACCGCTGTATTCGCCTCGGCGGCAAGGAGTTTCGCCGATCTGGTGCGCCGGATACCGGACACGGCCTGGAACGGGCCCGGCTTGGGTGAGTGGGATCTGCGGGCGTTGGTCGGCCATACGTCGCGCTCGCTGATCACCGTCAGCACCTACCTGCAGACGACGGCCGAGCGCCGCGACGTCACCAGCGCCGCCGAGTACTACGTGTTGGTGACGCCCGCCGCGCTGGGCATCGACCCGGCCGCCGTCGCCGAACGCGGCATCCAGGCCGGGCGCGACCTCGGCGCGGATCCGGTCACGACGATCGAGGGGCTCGTCACCCGGGCGCTGGCCGACGTCGACGCCGCGGGCGACCCGCTGATCGAGGTGATCGGCGGGCTCGGCATCCGGCTGCACGACTACCTGCCGACACGCACGTTCGAGATGGCCGTCCACGGACTCGACATCGCCCGCGCGGCCGGCATCGACTACACGCCGCCCGCCGACGTGCTGACCGAGGCGATGCGGTTGGCCGCCGACGTCGCCGTCATCTCCGGACACGGGGAGCAGGTCCTGCTGGCGCTCACGGGCCGGGCGGCGCTGCCGCCGTCGTTCTCGATCGTGTGAAGCGATGAGATTTGTCGGTGGGTGGGGTCAGCATGGTGACTGTCCCCACCTACCGAGGAGATTCTCATGGCTATAGACGTGAAACCGATGGTCGCCCCGCATCTGTGCGTCGACGACGCCGCCGCCGCGATCGACTTCTACGTCAAGGCTTTCGGCGCCACCGAGTACGGGCGGGTGCCGGGGCCGGAGGGCAAGCTGGTCCACGCCGCCCTCGACATAAACGGGTCGATGGTGATGCTCAACGACGACTTCCCCGAGTACAACGACGGCAAGCCGTCCACGCCGACGGCGCTGGGCGGTTCACCGGTCACCATCCACCTGCAGGTCACCGACGTCGACGAGAAGTTCCAGCGGGCGGTCGACGCCGGCGCGACGGTGGTGATGCCGGTCGAGGAGCAGTTCTGGGGTGATCGCTACGGCGTGCTGCGCGATCCGTTCGGCCACCTGTGGTCGATGGGCCAGCCAGTGCGGGAGGTCAGCCAGGAGGAACTGCAAGCCGCGATGGGCGCCCAGCAGACGACCTAGAAGACCGCCTTCTGCACCTGGTCGGGTCCGCTGATCTCACCGTCGGGCAGCTTCTGCAGACCGTCGAGGATCTCCTGGTCGGCGCCGTTGCTCTTGGCGTGCTCGATCAGATCCTCCTTCGACGACGGATAGCTCGCACCGGACAGTGCCTTCTGCACATCGATCGGGTTCGGCATGCTCTCGCTCCGTTCTGTTTTCGCTGACAGGCGCGAGAGTGACCGCCGGCCGGCGATCGAAACACTATCTACCGCAGGAGCCCGGCGAGCAGGCGCCGCCCGGCACTCGGTGCCGGCGCGGCGGCCGCGGCCTCGAGCATGTCGGCGACGGCGGTGAACTTCACCCGCGGACGCTCGTCGCGCCCGCGGGCGATCTCCGCCGCGTCGATGGCGCGCCAGCCCTCGGCGTCCAGCACCTCGG is a window from the Mycolicibacterium litorale genome containing:
- a CDS encoding maleylpyruvate isomerase family mycothiol-dependent enzyme, which produces MTAVFASAARSFADLVRRIPDTAWNGPGLGEWDLRALVGHTSRSLITVSTYLQTTAERRDVTSAAEYYVLVTPAALGIDPAAVAERGIQAGRDLGADPVTTIEGLVTRALADVDAAGDPLIEVIGGLGIRLHDYLPTRTFEMAVHGLDIARAAGIDYTPPADVLTEAMRLAADVAVISGHGEQVLLALTGRAALPPSFSIV
- a CDS encoding VOC family protein, which codes for MAIDVKPMVAPHLCVDDAAAAIDFYVKAFGATEYGRVPGPEGKLVHAALDINGSMVMLNDDFPEYNDGKPSTPTALGGSPVTIHLQVTDVDEKFQRAVDAGATVVMPVEEQFWGDRYGVLRDPFGHLWSMGQPVREVSQEELQAAMGAQQTT
- a CDS encoding TetR/AcrR family transcriptional regulator, producing MADPDVAPVLGLRERKKQRTRTTLINAAVELCDRQGFENTTVDQIAAVADVSPRTFSRYFATKEAVVLAIIDDVIEIVGAELRRQPADISHLEAIFLSHVHAFNATKSAPPTGLTEQRLLAAARIVASSPALIQASTRFRLDAVNSALVERMGTAPDDRRLQLVAAVWGAIVMCALADLGPSADWDTMTVDGIVSRIEAAYAQFLDVTADVKQLV
- the pdxH gene encoding pyridoxamine 5'-phosphate oxidase, whose translation is MTRADNERLARMRVEYGSVEKDGSPDLDVDWLADGWVALLRRWLADAEAAGISEPNAIVLGTVDAAGRPVTRTVLCKSVDDSGITFFTNYSSAKGADLARTPYASATFPWFALGRQVHVRGPVTKVSAEETADYWSKRPRGSQLGAWASQQSRPIESRAALLEQLAEVTERFAGHDTVPVPPDWGGYRIAPDVVEFWQGRENRVHNRIRAHTGHVERLQP
- a CDS encoding citrate synthase 2; protein product: MTQTSPSVPEHAPQNIVEGLEGVVAFTTEIAEPDKDGGALRYRGVDIEDLVARRVTFGDVWALLVDGRFGDGLLPAEPFPLPIHSGDVRVDVQAGLAMLAPIWGYQPILDIDDDTARAQLARASVMALSYVAQSARGIHQPAIPQRSIDECTTVTARFMTRWQGEPDPKHVEAIDAYWVTAAEHGMNASTFTARVIASTGADVAAALSGAVGAMSGPLHGGAPARVLPMLEEVERSGDARAVVKGILDRKDKLMGFGHRVYRAEDPRARVLRATAKRLEAPRYEAAAALEQAALAELRERRPDRAIETNVEFWAAVILDFARVPASMMPAMFTCGRTAGWCAHILEQKRLGKLVRPSAIYVGPDPRSLESVEGWDRVTAS
- a CDS encoding DUF2795 domain-containing protein, with the translated sequence MPNPIDVQKALSGASYPSSKEDLIEHAKSNGADQEILDGLQKLPDGEISGPDQVQKAVF
- a CDS encoding MFS transporter, with protein sequence MAPRLFADTTPLRTRDFRRLWLAGIPTVIGANLTIFAVPVQLYALTQSSAYVGLAGVFALVPLIVFGLWGGALADAMDRRVLLIIASCGLAAASVLLWLQAALELNNVWAVLCLLAVQQAFYAVNSPTRSAAIPRMVPADQLAAANSLNMTVTQAGAIVGPLLAGVLLRWVNLSTLYLIDALTCLVPIVATLRLAPIPPIGGGASRYGLTAVLDGFRYLAGNRVVLMSFVVDLIAMIFGMPRALFPQISHESFGGPVEGGTTMALLAAAMSVGAVAGGVFSGWLPRVRRHGLAVVGAIVVWGLAMVGFGVACGLAGGHTGAALWIALAFLAIGGAADMVSAAFRSTILQEAAEDDVRGRLQGVFIVVVAGGPRVADVLHGVAAAAVGTTIAAAGGGGLVVVGVLLAAAVVPAFVRYRTVPVPSESDKV
- a CDS encoding citrate synthase, whose amino-acid sequence is MADNPSSATEHAKLSYPGGELELDIVPATEGADGIALGSLLAKTGYTTYDGGFVNTASTKSAITYIDGDAGILRYRGYPIEQLAEKSTFIEVSYLLIYGELPTADQLEDFTTKIQRHTLLHEDLKRFFDGFPRNAHPMPVLSSAVNALSAYYQDSLDPMDKNQVELSTIRLLAKLPTIAAYAYKKSEGQPFLYPDNSLTLVENFLRMTFGFPAEPYEVDPEIVRALDMLLILHADHEQNCSTSTVRLVGSSQANLFTSISGGINALWGPLHGGANQAVLEMLTKIQQSDGDVREFVRKVKDREDGVKLMGFGHRVYKNYDPRARIVKEQADKILGKMGVEDELLDIAKALEEVALTDDFFVERKLYPNVDFYTGVIYRAMGFPTRMFTVLFALGRLPGWIAHWREMHSEPGKIGRPRQIYTGYTERDYVDSSNR